Sequence from the Plasmodium yoelii strain 17X genome assembly, chromosome: 10 genome:
aaatttaaaaaaagcatgaaagaaaataataatgcgcttttctatttttttgtatcatttattttgagCTTGCTTTATcaaagtatataataaataccagactataatttattatatgcaaTCATGAAAAACAGAAATGATTCTATGaacttttattatatatggaATGAATACGTTTTATGTATAaacaatatacatatttaatatgaaaaatttgttttactattttaaattgatatatttttgaaatatgttatatatattgtttttttaaataaaaataaataacattaTATCCCCCGTTAAAAATTACTCAAATGCATTTTTGAGTATTTATAaacttgaaaaaaaaaaaatgtaaatgtTTCTTTAATGACTATTTAGTAGATATAAAAAGAAGAGCACAAAGATAATATTGTGAAAATTAGTATATGTTTccatatttgaaaataatcatacatatgtataatatgCAGTTTGATTAATCCATGAATGGATGTCTATGCCATTTCAATAGATTTTGTAATGTGTACATCCTTTAACAAATTTAAGATATGTTCGATTTTACTTTCTTCACAcctaaaagagaaaaaaataattagaATATGTGTACCGTTTCGTAAACAGTTACACAGAGAAATAAATGTAATTATCTTTTGAatgtgaaataaaaatatttgtgcATACTTTTTATCGTCATAATCCATAATAACATATAGatcaataaaattaatacacTTGATATCAatcatttgtattttttctttcttatctatattataaatgcttatatttttaaaaaaattgacaattttattaaaagtaTCATCAATTAAATGTTTAATTTCTTGGTaatctttattatataactCTTTTGATATTAAATGAGGATTTGTgtcaataatatatttttgtaagtttttatataatattttatctgatactaattttataaaattcttttcatatatatctttaaatGGGTCATCTGCTTTTATTATCAACTTACTgcataaatatttatctatgTTTTTTGAATATTCCAATTCCTTTTTAATTACAACGAATGCTTCGAATTTAGTTATATATTCATCTTTTCCTAGAATTTTCATCTTTGTactttattttcaaaaaaatttatttacagTATTACTAATTTATATGATGACGAAAAAATGAGAGTTGTTACAATAGCAATAAGCTGATTTCGAGTGGCGGCCTagatgcatatatatatatatatatatacatggtTTTGTTCtttgtttgttttatttatttgttcatGCAGCATTCATATTGATGAGAAAAATAACTGGAAGTATATAGcaaaaattataacaaatttgattatatacatttaacattattaaaaaaaattcgaCATTTTCTATAACTCCTTTGTGGTAATAAAGAAATAGAGAAGTATTGATATCCGTTCTTTTCCTTCCTTCCCTTTCcttttttatgatatattattttttattgtgtatttttaaaaaaatatataatcttttgttttttaaagtTCATAAAATCGGCTGAAATTTTTGTTATGTGCTTAATCATTTGAAATGGCACTTTAAAAATCggatattatatttacacCTCTTAGTATTTcattttagaaaaatttGGAAAAATAACATTTTGTATATGGAAAATTTTAGGATTATTTTAGCGCGAATATATTTGCTATATTTATtcaaaacatatattaagtttttactaaataaatacaaGATAGgtattcataaatattttttattttgtatggAGATATGCAATATGGGGTAAGCCCCCCTAAATTGTGTTTGATCTGatgaaataatattattaaaagaagTTATAGAAAAAAACGATTGCATTAAACTTTTCATTTGGTGtatttttttgtcatttaacaaaataaaatataaaaaatgaaatggataataaaaaattaaaatttgcCAAAATGATTAGATAGttctatttatatatttttgggggtaataataatgtagGTAGATCAATAATTCTATGAAAATATAGAGCATTTTGAAAAGGTTGTATAATAGTGAAATACTTATTTAGTTGtttatacataataattgTAATGTTGTTATTTTAAATTGTTATGTTTTAAAggataaataatttaaatttatagaagaaatattaaaagaattaaacatatacaatattttgaAGAATATCAATCATGTATTtcttgtatatatacatgctaatagaaaataaaatgttaatacaaatataaagtATTATCAAATTTTCAGTTTGTATGCAAATCattattgaaaaattaaaagtacTTATTCTCCAAATTGAAAGTGATATTATCGTTTTAAATGTCTTCTAACTATTATAAACTAGTGATGCTATTGATCCTTTTTTAAGCCAACTTTGTTAGGAATTTATTGAAGATgtgttaatattaaaattcaCAATGAAATTTTTACTATGTTATTAAGtcgaaaaatatatagacatTCAGCATAAATGTGTATGTATATCTCTATACACAATCGTAGTGTTTCTAATTCTATCATTTTATagtatattttcttttttatcgtttaaattatttttctaaaaaactTTTAACAATGtagatatttttttcatgaaaattataaagggAATTAGGCAATAGTaacactatttttattttatcatatttattataattcacATAATAAtctcattttattttttacttttaaacataatattttctattatGCTTATGCCtctttaatatatttctctATTTTTATTCCCATATCTTTTGATGCATTTTTCTTccctatttttttaatgcatatttttttttaaacaaaaaaaatacccGTAATAGTGATCATGATGCATTTAATGGATAAAATATCTTTCcgtttttaaaattaaaaatataagaaataaaaaatataaaacaaagaaaatatattaaggattattaaaaaaaaaatgacaacTGTATTAAAaggaaataaatgaaattaataattttacgTTTGCTTCTTGTCTATATTTTTgcaaacatataaaaataaacttgTATATCTACAAAATGTAAATTTTCTGAGAATAAGTTAAAATTAGttttctttctttatttgtTATATGGACATACTAATAtgtatgtttatttttatatattttattattatttaatttttttattgtattttaaatattatttccaAATTGAACTTGCCcataaaaaaagtatatccTCATGGCTGTTCTTATAACATTGGAAAAGGTATATCTTCATTTCTTATTGTGTTTATATGTTTGTATATGGATTTGTATATGCTCAAGTTAATGTCGTTTTTTCTCTATGTTCTCTCTTTTGTTTTATAGGAAAATGAAAAACTTAAGAAGCTAAGTGAGAAACTCTTATATTTATTGAACAAATATAGACATGCTTATTTAATGTCTATTGATCTCATAAATTTTTACGATGAggtaattgaaaaaaaaaatgatagtaattataaagaattagaagaatgttataaaaaaaagagacCATGGGAAGGTATAATAGACGAAGAAATGATAATTAGGAAAAAATTGAAGAATAATTTATGTTATTATGAAGGAAAAGaacacacaaaaaaaataaaaattatagaaaCAGGTGATTCGGAAATATTGCATAGTAAGGGGAATGATAGTAGTAATTGCAGTTTAAGCggtattaaaatatttaaggGAGATGATAGCAAATTGCAAGATAATAATATGGAAAGTGAAGATGgaaaagataataaaaatacatcaGACTACGTCAGTTTAGGAGCTTTAGATTTTAGTGCATATAAAGAAGACGCTGATGGgcatattaaatattgtgaaaaaaataagacaGATATAAAAGttgataaaacaaaaaaaaataataataatttttcaaaatatatgcaaCAATCAGAtgttaagaaaaaaaatgtattgaaTCAGTctatttatatgaaaaataataatgtaaaatCATCACAAATTCGTATATTACCACATATgcataaaagtatatataatccAGATAATAGTTTTTCTAAATTAAATTCttctaaaaaaatgaatgtattaaatagttataaaagtgtatatattaatagtaATATAATGCATAAAAACATAGGaatggataaaaaaatagtaaaaaatgagttaaataaaaatgaatttttgcaaaataataatttgaagGGTTTAAATAAGAGTGTCTATATTGGAAGAAGAGAAAAAAGTATGTGTGCCACTAGTAACAGTATTATTGTTCCTAACAGAAATAATAGAATGAGTGGGCCAATAAATGAGAGTCTTATTCatactaataaaaattttttaataaataaagatggTATAAAAAAGCAGGAATTAtt
This genomic interval carries:
- a CDS encoding DNA-directed RNA polymerase II subunit RPB4, putative, producing MKILGKDEYITKFEAFVVIKKELEYSKNIDKYLCSKLIIKADDPFKDIYEKNFIKLVSDKILYKNLQKYIIDTNPHLISKELYNKDYQEIKHLIDDTFNKIVNFFKNISIYNIDKKEKIQMIDIKCINFIDLYVIMDYDDKKCEESKIEHILNLLKDVHITKSIEMA